Proteins co-encoded in one Aquincola tertiaricarbonis genomic window:
- a CDS encoding Wzz/FepE/Etk N-terminal domain-containing protein, whose translation MAPEPTTTGQAWQALQSRKGLVLLTAASAAAAAVVISLLIPPVYESRVVFQVAESPEGESLGAAARSLLPGTDPGAALHVVTLQSMLIRREVAAQVPGRRPEALEEATDVSVFRKAALQVRVLDTEAETAARLANAYPEALERFLVQRRATRREASIAALDTQRSRALERAQAARAALGGFLQQQRTPSLQREQDGLLARWQQAQAELAAAELRSASLTQRLAATAQQVQAESLLAAGGLQSPVPALQRLAQELAALEVDLAAARAEYDGEQGALHPKVKALSARVQQRRQQLADESAAQAGGGAASAPLPADQLREQLRRELLELQRQRQSLGAEIQGRRAEAERLRRQLGDGQAPRLQEQQLQLQLENALREADLLGQRLVELNTQALRRDRQVLVLTEAVPAGAARFPNAVWNGLLGAGLGAVAGLYLALYSRLSGRARALPREGAP comes from the coding sequence ATGGCGCCTGAGCCAACCACCACCGGCCAGGCCTGGCAGGCGCTGCAGTCGCGCAAGGGCCTGGTGCTGCTCACCGCCGCATCGGCGGCGGCGGCGGCGGTGGTCATCAGCCTGCTGATACCGCCGGTGTACGAAAGCCGGGTCGTCTTCCAGGTGGCCGAATCGCCGGAAGGCGAAAGCCTGGGCGCCGCCGCGCGCAGCCTGCTGCCGGGCACCGACCCCGGCGCCGCGCTGCACGTGGTCACGCTGCAGTCGATGCTGATCCGCCGCGAGGTCGCAGCCCAGGTGCCGGGCCGTCGGCCCGAGGCGCTGGAAGAAGCCACCGACGTCTCGGTGTTCCGCAAGGCGGCGCTGCAGGTGCGGGTGCTGGACACCGAGGCCGAGACGGCCGCCCGCCTGGCCAATGCCTACCCCGAGGCGCTGGAACGTTTCCTGGTGCAGCGTCGGGCCACGCGGCGCGAGGCCAGCATCGCCGCCCTCGACACCCAGCGCAGCCGCGCGCTGGAACGGGCGCAGGCCGCGCGCGCGGCGCTGGGCGGCTTCCTGCAGCAGCAGCGCACACCCAGCCTGCAGCGCGAGCAGGACGGCCTGCTGGCGCGCTGGCAGCAGGCCCAGGCCGAGCTGGCGGCGGCCGAGCTGCGCAGCGCATCGCTCACGCAGCGGCTGGCGGCCACGGCGCAGCAGGTGCAGGCTGAATCGCTGCTGGCCGCGGGCGGCCTGCAATCGCCGGTGCCCGCGCTGCAGCGGCTGGCGCAGGAGCTGGCGGCGCTGGAAGTGGACCTGGCCGCCGCCCGCGCCGAGTACGACGGCGAACAGGGCGCGCTGCACCCCAAGGTGAAGGCGTTGAGCGCCCGGGTGCAGCAGCGCCGCCAGCAACTGGCCGACGAAAGCGCGGCGCAGGCGGGCGGTGGCGCCGCCAGTGCACCGCTGCCGGCGGACCAGTTGCGTGAACAGTTGCGGCGCGAGCTGCTGGAACTGCAGCGCCAGCGCCAGAGCCTGGGCGCCGAGATCCAGGGCCGCCGCGCCGAGGCCGAGCGCCTGCGCCGCCAGCTGGGCGACGGCCAGGCGCCGCGGCTGCAGGAGCAGCAACTGCAGCTGCAGCTGGAAAACGCCCTGCGTGAAGCCGACCTGCTGGGCCAGCGGCTGGTGGAGCTGAACACCCAGGCGCTGCGCCGCGACCGCCAGGTGCTGGTGTTGACCGAAGCCGTGCCGGCCGGCGCGGCGCGTTTCCCGAATGCGGTGTGGAACGGCCTGCTGGGCGCCGGCCTGGGCGCGGTGGCCGGCCTGTACCTGGCCTTGTATTCACGGCTCTCGGGCCGCGCCCGCGCACTGCCGCGGGAGGGTGCGCCATGA
- a CDS encoding O-antigen ligase family protein, with the protein MSRGPASPWPADGRAQHPAGPALWAAVVGLAIPLAAGLAVALALAALPRALVRWLPPASWSDPLLARPTLAAAGAVLVLLALAAWRTTRPPRPLLDGVLALLVIALQCMSLRAGPLNLLNVGIVLLASCWLLQAALQPDAPRVVPPLSHLLVLLAVLAVLSVAWRPEPGVSLRALLMLLPKLAMAWLLLQLVQSPQRIDAVMRLLCAGAVAAALLGIAQSGLYVLWQQELHLMEEFAPRYITVAGWPLLRASGLMPNPQAYAYPLLVAALWLWMRLLSPGAGAARRWRDGLALLIIVVAYALSFARGAWLALGAAALLAPALARPRRAAAWFGLLAGVALVLLASGAARWALASFGDFTASSADVRVELLDAGLRVLAEHPWRGIGIQRFEALSPTLERYPVHNASLQLAVEMGLPALAVYAAFVLRPLLGAVPAIVPAPYAAAEQAAARQRLLALALAQGAMLVAIQGDPMAYSEFVLFVTALLEAARRAWQASRTEAAHGA; encoded by the coding sequence GTGAGCCGCGGGCCTGCCTCTCCCTGGCCCGCCGACGGGCGGGCGCAGCACCCGGCCGGCCCGGCGCTGTGGGCCGCGGTCGTCGGCCTGGCCATCCCGCTGGCCGCCGGCCTGGCGGTGGCCCTGGCGCTGGCCGCCCTGCCCCGCGCCCTGGTGCGGTGGCTGCCGCCGGCCAGCTGGTCCGACCCGCTGCTGGCCCGGCCCACGCTGGCCGCCGCTGGCGCCGTGCTGGTGTTGCTGGCCCTGGCGGCGTGGCGCACCACCCGCCCGCCAAGGCCGCTGCTGGACGGCGTGCTGGCGCTGCTGGTCATCGCGCTGCAGTGCATGAGCCTGCGCGCCGGCCCCTTGAACCTGCTGAACGTGGGCATCGTGCTGCTGGCCAGCTGCTGGCTGCTGCAGGCCGCGCTGCAGCCCGATGCGCCGCGGGTGGTGCCGCCGCTGTCGCACCTGCTGGTGCTGCTGGCGGTGCTGGCCGTGCTGTCGGTGGCCTGGCGGCCGGAACCCGGCGTGTCGCTGCGGGCGCTGCTGATGCTGCTGCCCAAGCTGGCCATGGCCTGGCTGCTGCTGCAGCTGGTGCAATCGCCCCAGCGCATCGACGCCGTGATGCGGCTGCTGTGCGCCGGTGCGGTGGCGGCGGCGCTGCTGGGCATTGCGCAATCGGGCCTGTACGTGCTGTGGCAGCAGGAGCTGCACCTGATGGAGGAATTCGCGCCGCGCTACATCACCGTGGCCGGCTGGCCGCTGCTGCGCGCCAGCGGCCTGATGCCCAACCCGCAGGCCTACGCCTATCCGCTGCTGGTGGCCGCGCTCTGGCTGTGGATGCGGCTGCTGTCGCCCGGCGCTGGCGCCGCGCGGCGCTGGCGCGATGGGCTGGCGCTGCTCATCATCGTGGTGGCCTATGCGCTGTCGTTCGCGCGTGGCGCCTGGCTGGCGCTGGGCGCGGCGGCGCTGCTGGCGCCGGCGCTGGCGCGGCCGCGGCGGGCGGCGGCCTGGTTCGGCCTGCTGGCCGGGGTGGCGCTGGTGCTGCTGGCCAGCGGCGCGGCGCGCTGGGCGCTGGCCAGCTTCGGCGACTTCACCGCCAGCAGCGCCGACGTGCGGGTGGAGCTGCTGGACGCCGGCCTGCGGGTGCTGGCCGAACACCCGTGGCGCGGCATCGGCATCCAGCGCTTCGAAGCGCTGTCGCCCACGCTGGAACGCTACCCGGTGCACAACGCCAGCCTGCAGCTGGCGGTGGAGATGGGTCTGCCCGCGCTGGCGGTGTATGCCGCCTTCGTGCTGCGGCCGCTGCTGGGGGCGGTGCCGGCCATCGTGCCGGCGCCGTACGCCGCCGCTGAACAAGCCGCCGCCCGCCAGCGCCTGCTGGCCCTGGCGCTGGCGCAGGGCGCGATGCTGGTGGCCATCCAGGGCGACCCGATGGCCTACAGCGAGTTCGTGCTCTTCGTCACCGCCCTGCTGGAAGCCGCGCGCCGCGCCTGGCAGGCCAGCCGAACGGAGGCCGCGCATGGCGCCTGA
- a CDS encoding methyltransferase domain-containing protein: MQPDWWSAAGPLAERFPREALTGAVDDWLHHRLDNEPEPLTQARPQYVAHHLARSLAAVALLPELPQRGRLLELGSGLYLMSFLAARLRNLEIEHVQYWGRERGQHRSRLTDARSGRTREIPFREFNAEEDAFPYADGRFDAILNCDTIEHMLCDPVRMLAQCHRVLRPGGVMVVTTPNLLRLDNVVRLLQGHTILDKYVRQSASARHPREYTPDELKQLLEWVGFDVLQAETLDVTRSTVPRSARRLAAAGLWLFDRARRFTGGRPGLRAGRGEQIVMLARRRPGPACQQAPDFLYEAPGLGDALIAALYAEGETPADPERKAA, encoded by the coding sequence ATGCAGCCTGACTGGTGGTCGGCCGCCGGCCCGCTGGCCGAGCGCTTTCCGCGCGAGGCGCTGACCGGCGCGGTGGACGACTGGCTGCACCACCGGCTGGACAACGAACCCGAACCGCTGACGCAGGCGCGCCCGCAGTACGTGGCCCACCACCTGGCGCGCTCGCTGGCCGCGGTGGCGCTGCTGCCCGAGCTGCCGCAGCGCGGCAGGCTGCTGGAGTTGGGCTCGGGCCTGTACCTGATGAGCTTTCTGGCGGCGCGGCTGCGCAACCTGGAGATCGAGCACGTGCAGTACTGGGGCCGTGAGCGTGGCCAGCACCGCAGCCGCCTGACCGATGCGCGCAGCGGCCGCACGCGCGAGATCCCGTTCCGCGAGTTCAATGCCGAGGAGGATGCCTTCCCGTATGCGGACGGCCGCTTCGACGCCATCCTCAACTGCGACACCATCGAGCACATGCTGTGCGACCCGGTGCGCATGCTGGCCCAGTGCCACCGCGTGCTGCGGCCGGGCGGTGTGATGGTGGTGACCACGCCCAACCTGCTGCGGCTGGACAACGTGGTGCGGCTGCTGCAGGGCCACACCATCCTCGACAAGTACGTGCGCCAGTCGGCCAGTGCGCGCCACCCGCGCGAGTACACGCCCGACGAATTGAAGCAGCTGCTGGAGTGGGTGGGCTTCGACGTGCTGCAGGCCGAAACGCTGGACGTCACCCGCAGCACCGTGCCGCGCAGCGCGCGCCGGCTGGCCGCGGCCGGGCTGTGGCTGTTCGACCGTGCGCGCCGCTTCACCGGCGGCCGGCCCGGCCTGCGTGCCGGCCGTGGCGAGCAGATCGTGATGCTGGCCCGCCGCCGGCCCGGCCCGGCCTGCCAGCAGGCGCCCGACTTCCTGTACGAAGCGCCGGGCCTGGGCGATGCGCTGATCGCCGCGCTGTATGCCGAAGGCGAAACGCCGGCAGATCCTGAAAGGAAGGCAGCGTGA
- a CDS encoding glycosyltransferase family 4 protein, whose product MRIALVTWSFDEHQGISRCVAELSARLAPAHEVHVFAAEVAAPARPGVQLHRVGLRWPQPHVNDYDFAWRAGAQVRAGGFDIVHAHFPVWCRTHVYTCHGLARMALRSFRRFPLPARHDVSLRRMARWYAQVPLHTQALRRAGPVLAAVSRKVAAEVAQDSGRPLHQVRVVANGTDLQRFHPGLRATLGAAARVEWGLADDRFVLLWVGNHLRHKGLRHALDVLQRLPERALLLVVGADSAASVPELAAPIAELQAAGRLRFLPCEPRIERCYAAADALLFPSLYESFGLVVLEAMACGLPVATARTVALADEAIADGHNGLLVEAPWQTEALAARLQRLMTDARWRDAIGQAARRSAEAYTWEAHAHAYESLYREVAGSAWPAAGAARHAA is encoded by the coding sequence ATGCGCATCGCCCTGGTCACCTGGAGCTTCGACGAACACCAGGGCATCAGCCGCTGCGTGGCCGAGCTGTCGGCCCGGCTGGCGCCCGCGCACGAGGTGCATGTGTTCGCGGCCGAAGTGGCGGCGCCGGCCCGCCCGGGCGTGCAGCTGCACCGCGTGGGGCTGCGCTGGCCGCAGCCGCATGTGAACGACTACGACTTCGCCTGGCGCGCCGGTGCCCAGGTGCGGGCCGGCGGCTTCGACATCGTGCATGCGCATTTCCCGGTGTGGTGCCGCACGCATGTCTATACATGTCATGGCCTGGCGCGCATGGCGCTGCGCTCGTTCCGGCGCTTTCCGCTGCCGGCGCGGCACGACGTGTCGCTGCGCCGCATGGCGCGCTGGTACGCCCAGGTGCCGCTGCACACCCAGGCGCTGCGCCGGGCCGGGCCGGTGCTGGCCGCGGTGTCGCGCAAGGTGGCGGCCGAGGTGGCGCAGGACAGCGGCCGGCCGCTGCACCAGGTGCGGGTGGTGGCCAACGGCACCGACCTGCAGCGCTTCCACCCCGGGCTGCGGGCCACGCTGGGCGCGGCGGCGCGGGTCGAATGGGGCCTGGCCGACGACCGCTTCGTGCTGCTGTGGGTGGGCAACCACCTGCGCCACAAGGGCCTGCGCCATGCGCTGGACGTGCTGCAGCGGCTGCCCGAGCGTGCGCTGCTGCTGGTGGTGGGTGCCGATTCGGCGGCCAGCGTGCCCGAGCTGGCCGCGCCCATCGCCGAACTGCAGGCCGCCGGCCGGCTGCGGTTTTTGCCCTGCGAGCCGCGCATCGAGCGCTGCTACGCGGCGGCCGATGCGCTGCTGTTTCCCAGCCTGTACGAATCCTTCGGCCTGGTGGTGCTGGAGGCCATGGCCTGCGGCCTGCCGGTGGCCACCGCCCGCACCGTGGCCCTGGCCGACGAGGCCATCGCCGACGGCCACAACGGCTTGCTGGTGGAGGCGCCCTGGCAGACCGAAGCCCTGGCCGCGCGGCTGCAGCGGCTGATGACCGATGCCCGGTGGCGCGACGCCATCGGCCAGGCCGCGCGCCGCAGCGCCGAGGCCTATACCTGGGAGGCCCATGCCCATGCCTACGAAAGCCTCTACCGCGAAGTGGCCGGCAGTGCCTGGCCAGCCGCAGGAGCCGCCCGCCATGCAGCCTGA
- a CDS encoding glycosyltransferase family 4 protein — protein sequence MAAPPRLRVLQVITSLAGGAGLHALQLAQQLDPARFEVLLAYGPGYPLDAVVQQQRLPHRLLRWQRRLRPWHTAQGLMDLARLLHGGRFDIVHAHCSLAGAATRVLAPLLCARPQRLLFTVHALAAHAGQPAWRQALLTGVERALDGLTDRYVVTTQRYRDELQQRGIAAPDKVSVIPLGIAAPTPLPRTEARRRLGLQPDDEVVMFSGRLEPQKGLPVLLQAWALLQPQRPRARLVIVGDGPQRAACQALAGNDRVLWAGWQPDAAALMSAADLFCLPSLWEAYGYVLLEAMAAGVPIVASDVGGIPEALAQGRWGRLCPPGDAQALATLLLHTLADPAASAATVAAARRHVQQEHGLHTMVARHAQLYEQLAGAGRPAAASAPPGEVHP from the coding sequence ATGGCAGCGCCGCCCCGGCTGCGGGTGCTGCAGGTCATCACCAGCCTGGCCGGAGGTGCCGGCCTGCATGCGCTGCAACTGGCGCAGCAGCTGGACCCGGCGCGCTTCGAGGTGCTGCTGGCCTACGGCCCCGGCTACCCGCTGGACGCGGTGGTGCAGCAGCAGCGCCTGCCGCACCGGTTGCTGCGCTGGCAGCGCCGGCTGCGGCCCTGGCACACCGCGCAAGGCCTGATGGACCTGGCGCGGCTGCTGCACGGCGGCCGCTTCGACATCGTGCATGCCCATTGCTCCTTGGCCGGGGCCGCCACGCGGGTGCTGGCGCCGCTGCTGTGCGCGCGGCCGCAGCGGCTGCTGTTCACCGTGCATGCGCTGGCTGCGCATGCCGGCCAGCCGGCGTGGCGGCAGGCGCTGCTCACAGGCGTGGAACGGGCGCTGGACGGCCTGACCGACCGCTACGTGGTCACCACCCAGCGCTACCGCGACGAGCTGCAGCAGCGCGGCATCGCGGCGCCGGACAAGGTGTCGGTGATTCCGCTGGGCATTGCAGCGCCCACGCCCCTGCCGCGTACCGAGGCGCGCCGCCGGCTGGGCCTGCAGCCCGATGACGAGGTGGTGATGTTCAGCGGCCGGCTGGAGCCGCAGAAGGGCCTGCCGGTGCTGCTGCAGGCCTGGGCGCTGCTGCAGCCGCAGCGGCCGCGGGCGCGGCTGGTGATCGTGGGCGACGGCCCGCAACGTGCCGCCTGCCAGGCGCTGGCCGGCAACGATCGGGTGCTGTGGGCCGGCTGGCAGCCCGATGCCGCGGCGCTGATGTCGGCGGCCGACCTGTTCTGCCTGCCTTCGCTGTGGGAGGCCTATGGCTATGTGCTGCTGGAAGCCATGGCCGCGGGCGTGCCCATCGTGGCCAGCGACGTGGGCGGCATTCCCGAAGCGCTGGCCCAGGGCCGCTGGGGCCGCCTGTGCCCGCCGGGTGATGCGCAGGCCCTGGCCACGCTGCTGCTGCACACGCTGGCCGACCCGGCCGCCAGCGCCGCCACCGTGGCCGCCGCCCGCCGCCATGTGCAGCAGGAGCATGGCCTGCACACCATGGTGGCGCGGCATGCGCAGTTGTATGAGCAACTGGCCGGCGCTGGCCGGCCGGCCGCGGCCAGCGCGCCGCCGGGTGAGGTGCATCCGTGA
- a CDS encoding glycosyltransferase family 4 protein, with the protein MQPHRPPAIAFDARDLLIAQRTGVEWVAWQMLEHLPPQLPGVRRALVLDREAGSGAVQALARRGGYECIVLPPRWPRLQRMADGWMAWQIGPQLRARGFDLLVSVNTKLPLRGLPGVVTVHGLEWARVPADYTRSERLKQAAWLRLAAWRATAMLTFTQATLQDLRALLPRLRPPVAVIPEGVMPHVHPLPPAALDTALPARLGVPARPFVLSVCTLAPRKNLDGLLQAWALLKQQRAAAGQPLQAVLVLAGRSGAASSRLQARVQQLGLQPDVVFTGYVGDDDLVQLYHQASAFAYPSRYEGFGLPPLEAMCCGTPVLSANRGAMAEVAGDAALLVDPDDVADIAHGLDRLLHDPALRARLRQAGPRRAAGFRWPAFAAAFAPFLLQQMPAPQPGAPPAARPAWPRALP; encoded by the coding sequence ATGCAGCCTCACCGCCCGCCCGCCATCGCCTTCGATGCGCGCGATCTGTTGATCGCGCAGCGCACCGGCGTGGAATGGGTGGCCTGGCAGATGCTGGAACACCTGCCGCCGCAGCTGCCCGGCGTGCGGCGTGCGCTGGTGCTGGACCGTGAAGCGGGCAGCGGCGCGGTGCAGGCCCTGGCGCGCCGCGGCGGCTATGAATGCATCGTGCTGCCGCCCCGCTGGCCGCGGCTGCAGCGCATGGCCGATGGTTGGATGGCCTGGCAGATCGGCCCGCAGCTGCGGGCACGCGGCTTCGACCTGCTGGTGTCGGTGAACACCAAGCTGCCGCTGCGCGGCCTGCCCGGCGTGGTGACGGTGCACGGCCTGGAATGGGCGCGGGTGCCGGCCGACTACACCCGCAGCGAACGCCTGAAGCAGGCCGCGTGGCTGCGGCTGGCCGCCTGGCGCGCCACGGCGATGCTCACCTTCACCCAGGCCACGCTGCAAGACCTGCGGGCCCTGCTGCCGCGCCTGCGGCCGCCGGTGGCGGTGATCCCCGAAGGCGTGATGCCGCATGTGCACCCGCTGCCACCCGCGGCGCTGGACACGGCCCTGCCCGCGCGGCTGGGCGTGCCGGCGCGGCCCTTCGTGCTCTCGGTGTGCACCCTGGCGCCGCGCAAGAACCTCGATGGCCTGCTGCAGGCCTGGGCGCTGCTCAAGCAGCAGCGGGCCGCCGCCGGCCAGCCGCTGCAGGCGGTGCTGGTGCTGGCCGGCCGCAGCGGCGCGGCCAGCAGCCGGCTGCAGGCCCGGGTGCAGCAGCTGGGCCTGCAGCCCGACGTGGTGTTCACCGGCTACGTGGGCGATGACGACCTGGTGCAGCTCTACCACCAGGCCAGTGCCTTCGCCTACCCGTCGCGCTACGAAGGCTTCGGCCTGCCACCGCTGGAAGCCATGTGCTGCGGCACGCCGGTGCTCAGCGCCAACCGCGGCGCGATGGCCGAGGTGGCCGGTGATGCCGCACTGCTGGTGGACCCCGACGACGTGGCCGACATCGCCCACGGCCTGGACCGGCTGCTGCACGACCCGGCGCTGCGCGCCCGGCTGCGGCAGGCTGGGCCGCGGCGCGCGGCCGGCTTTCGCTGGCCGGCCTTTGCGGCGGCCTTCGCGCCCTTTCTGCTGCAGCAGATGCCCGCGCCACAGCCCGGCGCCCCGCCCGCGGCCCGGCCCGCCTGGCCGCGGGCCCTGCCTTGA
- a CDS encoding Trm112 family protein, whose product MDPDILAVLVCPVTRQPLVFDAERQELVSPAARLAFPVRDGIPVMLEDEARPLGPALAMPAAAAGISPPPAA is encoded by the coding sequence ATGGACCCCGACATCCTGGCCGTGCTGGTGTGCCCGGTGACGCGCCAGCCGCTGGTGTTCGATGCCGAACGGCAGGAGCTGGTGTCGCCCGCCGCACGGCTGGCCTTTCCGGTGCGCGACGGCATCCCGGTGATGCTGGAAGACGAGGCACGGCCCCTGGGCCCGGCCCTGGCCATGCCGGCCGCCGCGGCCGGCATCTCGCCGCCCCCGGCCGCCTGA
- a CDS encoding aminotransferase class I/II-fold pyridoxal phosphate-dependent enzyme: protein MTDSAYARAAWRLSAAVVRRSRRLHERLFAPTAVEQRADAAMQQARALDLHGAVVAISGSSRGVGQALASALVAAGARVVVNGRQAGAVHDTVQRLQQQAGDAQRVRGIAVDVNTPEGAARFIAEATEGFGRIDALICNAAVAGPVGLPAWQLPADDVAPVMQANIVGPLLCARAAMAWMVAHGVPGRIVNVSSGAGRAAAPHMAPYVASKFGLEGLTQALALDAQATGIVVCAIELGTLRTQMSRAIVRYEDHVRLPPPHTVVPVFLHALTAEPAAVAGKVLAAWRYEQQPEAEAVLAKPVSAYPRFAFAPPQHRGQPLDRAQPGLRCFDRAENPLGMPPAVRAMLAERHAALDFSHYPDPAYPRLRAALSERLGLPPGDITLAPGSAELVERIVRLFGGCGQDVVSNDPTWFMFDRWCAMAEVPLRRVPVRQRRPDGPYDHHLEAVADAIGPRTRLVYLINPSNPLGNTIDRAEFEAFLQRVPRDVPVVVDEAYIEFSENPDALRTHELVNRTDRLLIGLRTFSKFHGLAGLRIGYGFGTPRAMRLLERLEALFCVSSLAEEAAVAALGDAGHAAATHALLRSEKARIRSTLAAAGLASLPSEAHFMLVQCPLPQDDGQAMHEALLDAGILIPRGVMHGRWMMLPVLKPEDTDRLLAVLCQAAGWRGEPLRKVG from the coding sequence ATGACCGACAGTGCCTATGCACGGGCCGCGTGGCGTTTGAGTGCCGCGGTGGTGCGCCGTTCTCGCCGGCTGCATGAGCGCCTGTTCGCGCCCACCGCGGTGGAACAGCGTGCTGATGCAGCCATGCAGCAGGCGCGTGCGCTGGACCTGCACGGCGCGGTGGTGGCCATCAGCGGCTCCAGCCGCGGCGTGGGCCAGGCCCTGGCCTCGGCCCTGGTGGCGGCCGGTGCGCGGGTGGTGGTCAATGGTCGCCAGGCCGGCGCGGTGCACGACACCGTGCAGCGCCTGCAGCAGCAGGCCGGCGATGCGCAGCGTGTGCGCGGCATCGCGGTCGACGTCAACACGCCGGAAGGCGCGGCCCGCTTCATCGCCGAGGCCACCGAAGGCTTCGGCCGCATCGATGCGCTGATCTGCAATGCCGCGGTGGCCGGCCCGGTGGGCTTGCCGGCCTGGCAGCTGCCGGCCGACGACGTGGCACCGGTGATGCAGGCCAACATCGTGGGCCCGCTGCTGTGTGCCCGCGCGGCGATGGCCTGGATGGTGGCCCATGGCGTGCCGGGCCGCATCGTCAACGTGTCCTCGGGCGCGGGCCGCGCCGCGGCGCCGCACATGGCGCCCTACGTGGCCAGCAAGTTCGGGCTGGAGGGGCTGACGCAGGCGCTGGCACTGGATGCGCAGGCCACCGGCATCGTGGTGTGTGCCATCGAGCTGGGCACGCTGCGCACGCAGATGTCGCGCGCCATCGTGCGCTACGAAGACCATGTACGCCTGCCGCCGCCCCACACCGTGGTGCCGGTGTTCCTGCATGCGTTGACGGCCGAGCCCGCGGCGGTGGCCGGCAAGGTGCTGGCGGCCTGGCGCTATGAGCAGCAGCCCGAGGCCGAGGCGGTGCTGGCCAAGCCGGTGTCGGCTTATCCGCGCTTTGCATTCGCACCGCCGCAGCACCGTGGCCAGCCGCTGGACCGGGCGCAGCCGGGCCTGCGCTGCTTCGACCGCGCCGAGAACCCGCTGGGCATGCCGCCCGCGGTGCGCGCGATGCTGGCCGAGCGGCACGCGGCGCTGGACTTCTCGCACTACCCCGACCCGGCCTACCCGCGGCTGCGCGCGGCCTTGTCGGAACGGCTGGGCCTGCCGCCCGGCGACATCACGCTGGCCCCGGGCTCGGCCGAACTGGTGGAGCGCATCGTGCGCCTCTTCGGTGGCTGCGGGCAGGACGTGGTGAGCAACGACCCCACCTGGTTCATGTTCGACCGCTGGTGCGCGATGGCCGAGGTGCCGCTGCGCCGCGTGCCGGTGCGCCAGCGCCGGCCCGACGGGCCCTATGACCACCACCTGGAAGCGGTGGCCGATGCCATCGGCCCGCGCACGCGGCTGGTGTACCTGATCAACCCCAGCAACCCGCTGGGCAACACCATCGATCGTGCCGAGTTCGAAGCCTTCTTGCAGCGGGTGCCGCGCGATGTGCCGGTGGTGGTGGACGAGGCCTACATCGAGTTCTCCGAGAACCCCGACGCGCTGCGCACCCATGAGCTGGTGAACCGCACCGACCGCTTGCTGATCGGGCTGCGCACCTTCTCCAAGTTCCATGGCCTGGCAGGGCTGCGCATCGGCTACGGCTTCGGCACGCCGCGGGCGATGCGGCTGCTGGAGCGGCTGGAGGCCTTGTTCTGCGTGTCCAGCCTGGCCGAAGAGGCCGCGGTGGCGGCGCTGGGCGATGCCGGCCATGCCGCCGCCACCCATGCGCTGCTGCGCAGCGAGAAGGCCCGCATCCGCAGCACCTTGGCCGCCGCCGGCCTGGCCAGCCTGCCCAGCGAAGCCCACTTCATGCTGGTGCAGTGCCCGCTGCCGCAGGACGACGGGCAGGCCATGCACGAGGCGCTGCTGGATGCCGGCATCCTGATTCCGCGCGGCGTGATGCACGGCCGCTGGATGATGCTGCCGGTGCTCAAGCCCGAGGACACCGACCGCCTGCTGGCGGTGCTGTGCCAGGCCGCCGGCTGGCGTGGCGAGCCGCTGCGCAAGGTGGGCTGA
- a CDS encoding GHMP family kinase ATP-binding protein: MSPMKKQVHAKAPLRLGLAGGGSDVSPYSDRYGGQVLNATISLFTHCHLQASNDGQLHFHAPDHGVSVVLDAARPGPHEEPLRLHRAVHARFQQHFHDGQPLPLQVTTFSDAPAGSGVGTSSALVVTLVQAYAQWLQIPLGEYDVARLAYEIERVDCAMAGGKQDQYAAVFGGFNFMEFGAADQVVVNPLRLRREIANHLESRLLLYFTGRSRASARIIESQIASANNGPDSTAVQAMHQIRQSAAEMKEALLKGRVDEVLVILGRSWAAKKQAASGISNAHIDTIAEAALAAGACGLKISGAGGGGFMMIAVEPGRRHAVMQALEPHGGRCFPFAFVEQGVESWTMR, translated from the coding sequence ATGAGCCCGATGAAAAAGCAGGTGCATGCCAAGGCCCCGCTGCGGCTGGGCCTGGCCGGCGGCGGCTCCGATGTGTCGCCCTACAGCGACCGCTACGGCGGCCAGGTGCTGAACGCCACCATCAGCCTGTTCACCCACTGCCACCTGCAGGCCTCCAACGACGGGCAGCTGCACTTCCATGCGCCCGACCATGGCGTGTCGGTGGTGCTGGACGCCGCCCGCCCGGGCCCGCACGAAGAGCCGCTGCGGCTGCACCGCGCGGTGCATGCGCGCTTCCAGCAGCATTTCCACGACGGGCAGCCGCTGCCGCTGCAGGTGACCACGTTTTCCGATGCGCCCGCGGGCAGCGGCGTGGGCACCTCGTCGGCCCTGGTGGTGACGCTGGTGCAGGCCTATGCACAGTGGCTGCAGATACCGCTGGGTGAGTACGACGTGGCCCGCCTGGCCTACGAGATCGAGCGGGTGGACTGCGCGATGGCCGGCGGCAAGCAGGACCAGTACGCCGCGGTATTCGGTGGCTTCAACTTCATGGAGTTCGGCGCCGCCGACCAGGTGGTGGTGAACCCGCTGCGGCTGCGGCGCGAAATCGCCAACCACCTGGAAAGCCGGCTGCTGCTGTACTTCACCGGCCGTTCGCGCGCTTCGGCCCGCATCATCGAATCGCAGATCGCCAGCGCCAACAACGGCCCCGACAGCACGGCGGTGCAGGCCATGCACCAGATCCGCCAGAGCGCGGCCGAGATGAAGGAGGCGCTGCTCAAGGGCCGGGTGGACGAGGTGCTGGTCATCCTGGGGCGCAGCTGGGCGGCCAAGAAGCAGGCGGCCAGCGGCATCAGCAATGCGCACATCGACACCATCGCCGAGGCGGCCCTGGCCGCCGGTGCCTGTGGGCTGAAGATCAGCGGCGCCGGGGGGGGCGGCTTCATGATGATCGCGGTGGAGCCGGGCCGCCGCCATGCGGTGATGCAGGCGCTGGAGCCGCACGGCGGCCGCTGCTTCCCGTTTGCCTTCGTGGAACAGGGGGTGGAGTCATGGACCATGCGCTGA